One Merismopedia glauca CCAP 1448/3 DNA segment encodes these proteins:
- the cas5d gene encoding type I-D CRISPR-associated protein Cas5/Csc1: MTIIYRCELELHDSLYYATREIGRLYETEPIIHNYALCYALGLVDSEKYVTTVSEEHSYRYFCPEQVPKYEEHLTPLNQQVIYVTPASSISHTSILNTWKYANNNYHVEMEKTQKNIPSFGRTKEIAPESLFEFFVISQTELKLPKWIRIGKWMSKAEVTVKKLPQPKTKTDLFICIHPLNPLDVMFTNQVISYDVVNMPPVSLIKNVQMRGQYYYFDDINDVKLPVRMQYRFQD; the protein is encoded by the coding sequence ATGACTATAATTTACCGTTGCGAATTAGAGTTACATGATAGCTTGTATTATGCCACCCGCGAAATCGGCAGACTCTACGAAACTGAACCAATAATTCACAATTATGCACTTTGCTACGCCCTTGGATTAGTAGATAGCGAAAAATATGTAACTACCGTTTCGGAAGAACATTCGTACCGCTATTTTTGCCCCGAACAAGTACCTAAATACGAGGAACATTTAACGCCTCTAAATCAACAGGTAATTTATGTTACCCCTGCCAGTTCCATCAGCCATACTTCTATACTTAATACATGGAAATATGCTAACAATAACTATCATGTGGAGATGGAGAAAACGCAAAAGAATATTCCTAGTTTTGGTAGAACAAAAGAAATTGCGCCGGAAAGTTTATTTGAGTTTTTTGTAATTTCTCAAACAGAATTAAAACTACCAAAATGGATTCGCATAGGTAAATGGATGAGTAAAGCAGAAGTGACGGTTAAAAAATTACCACAGCCAAAAACTAAGACTGATTTATTTATCTGCATTCATCCTTTAAATCCATTGGATGTCATGTTTACTAATCAAGTAATTAGTTACGATGTGGTAAATATGCCGCCAGTAAGTCTAATTAAAAACGTACAAATGCGCGGACAATACTATTACTTTGATGACATTAACGATGTCAAATTACCAGTTCGTATGCAATATCGTTTTCAAGACTGA
- the cas7d gene encoding type I-D CRISPR-associated protein Cas7/Csc2, giving the protein MSFLKTVEAKFFHSEIPYKPMGKYVHFLTIRVTESYPLFQTDSELNKSRVRAGIKDKITISRLTMFKRKQSTPERLVGRELLRNYGLMSAEECEYNVKFAMNNPDCIIYGFAIGDSGSEKSKVVVDTAFSIKSFDESHETFTLNAPFENGTMASKGENGSKVGEVTSRINQQDHIKPQVFFPSIVTLKDPTEASFLYVFNNILRTRHYGAQTTRTGRVRNELIGVIFADGEIVSNLRWTQAIYDHMKNNNTLYSPDPLNEDEVFTSAKASISTLMEDEFIVHEDFVGDKFAALLKEVKSITANEEELKKMLKKADDEAKAYAKVHIKGKDKDKDKAAAK; this is encoded by the coding sequence ATGTCATTTTTGAAGACAGTTGAGGCAAAGTTTTTTCATTCCGAAATTCCCTATAAGCCAATGGGTAAATACGTCCATTTTTTAACGATTCGGGTGACAGAATCGTATCCCTTATTTCAAACAGATTCCGAACTCAACAAATCAAGAGTTCGTGCCGGAATTAAAGATAAGATAACCATTAGTCGTTTGACAATGTTTAAACGCAAACAATCAACACCTGAAAGATTGGTAGGGAGAGAATTATTACGTAACTATGGCTTAATGAGTGCTGAAGAGTGTGAATATAATGTTAAATTTGCCATGAATAACCCCGATTGCATTATTTACGGATTTGCGATCGGTGATTCAGGTTCTGAGAAATCTAAAGTAGTTGTCGATACAGCATTTTCAATTAAATCCTTCGATGAATCCCACGAAACATTTACGCTGAACGCACCATTTGAAAACGGTACGATGGCATCTAAGGGTGAAAATGGTTCTAAAGTTGGTGAAGTAACAAGTAGAATTAACCAACAAGATCATATTAAACCTCAAGTATTTTTCCCCAGCATTGTCACATTAAAAGACCCTACAGAAGCCAGCTTTTTGTATGTCTTTAATAACATCCTGCGAACTCGTCACTATGGCGCACAGACTACTCGTACCGGAAGGGTGAGAAATGAATTAATTGGGGTAATATTTGCTGATGGGGAAATAGTTAGTAATTTACGTTGGACTCAGGCTATTTATGACCACATGAAAAATAATAATACCCTATATTCACCCGATCCGTTAAACGAAGATGAAGTATTTACATCAGCAAAAGCTTCTATTTCAACATTAATGGAGGATGAATTTATCGTGCATGAGGATTTTGTTGGTGATAAATTTGCAGCATTACTAAAAGAAGTCAAATCAATTACCGCAAACGAAGAAGAACTGAAAAAGATGCTGAAAAAAGCTGATGATGAAGCAAAAGCATATGCGAAAGTTCACATTAAAGGTAAAGATAAAGACAAAGACAAAGCAGCAGCAAAGTAA
- the cas6 gene encoding CRISPR-associated endoribonuclease Cas6, giving the protein MPHSLVLNLTPQSPIYPQFLTGRHYHALFLSLVSSVDIELGNYLHQSNANKAFTLSPLQVYKNHDKPNNYLQWEYPEPIMTGTSCWWRISLLDDTLFGKLTKLWLNLNPKHPWHLGSADLYITGIQGTPQLSQPWANACTYTQLYDRASDSDRTLSFHLATPISFRQGKFDNPLPSKESVFKSLLNNWNKYSEIELDSMVLESIYPSFFNIKTEIVRNYQGSFIGCLGTIKYQILGEMESNTIKQINALADFALYCGLGRKTTMGMGMVRRNK; this is encoded by the coding sequence ATGCCCCATAGTCTAGTTTTAAATCTCACGCCTCAGTCTCCTATTTATCCTCAATTTCTCACCGGAAGACATTACCACGCCCTATTTTTATCTTTAGTGAGTTCAGTGGATATTGAACTAGGAAACTACTTGCATCAATCTAACGCCAATAAAGCTTTTACCCTCTCACCTTTACAAGTTTATAAAAACCATGACAAACCCAATAATTACTTGCAATGGGAATACCCAGAACCGATTATGACAGGTACTTCCTGTTGGTGGCGCATATCTTTGCTAGATGATACCTTATTTGGCAAATTAACTAAACTGTGGCTCAATCTTAATCCCAAACATCCGTGGCATTTAGGTTCAGCAGATCTCTACATTACTGGCATTCAAGGTACACCCCAATTAAGCCAACCTTGGGCGAATGCTTGTACTTATACCCAATTATACGATCGCGCTAGTGATAGCGATCGCACTCTCTCTTTTCACCTGGCTACCCCTATTTCTTTCCGTCAAGGTAAGTTTGATAATCCTCTTCCTAGCAAAGAATCTGTGTTTAAAAGTCTCTTGAATAACTGGAATAAGTACAGCGAAATCGAACTAGATTCTATGGTATTAGAGTCAATTTATCCTAGTTTTTTCAACATTAAAACTGAAATTGTCCGCAACTATCAAGGTAGTTTTATTGGCTGTTTAGGTACTATTAAATATCAAATATTAGGTGAAATGGAATCAAACACAATTAAACAAATTAATGCGTTAGCTGATTTTGCTCTCTATTGTGGATTAGGACGTAAAACTACTATGGGTATGGGGATGGTACGGAGGAATAAGTAA